A single genomic interval of Rhizobium leguminosarum bv. trifolii WSM1325 harbors:
- a CDS encoding histidine kinase (PFAM: ATP-binding region ATPase domain protein; response regulator receiver; histidine kinase A domain protein~SMART: ATP-binding region ATPase domain protein; response regulator receiver; histidine kinase A domain protein~KEGG: rec:RHECIAT_CH0000433 putative two-component sensor histidine kinase/response regulator hybrid protein): MQNLGQLQERLSAAFGGPAAKPHEKRMEAVFARPNAPAPRGADDRQDGPAPTRRLLFYWLGGAGLLAATILMLLAHAGDPLLLSGGLVVLGLAVIASYALLMVRSRKAGQRPGQSMPDENGGAKLFADVHDVLGDITVSRTMDRRIISANDTFRRLTGRLRPEGKTCEEIGLAFRPGPIPHCYDVEISTPEGQRIFLWRDVVTRDPANGRLLLQSVARDVTDERLIAQGREEARQKAEYNSAAKSRLLATVSHEVRTPLSGILGMTHLIAETRLTQEQQNYLANIRQSGHALTQLVEDLLDFSTIEVGRFALHPRSESLRKLLESVVEMLAHRAHEKGIEIGATVSSDVPENMSFDPARLRQVLFNVIGNAVKFTQVGGVFIRVSLDDDDLSITVTDSGPGMTTEEQARVFGEFEQGGSVVDKSSGTGLGLAISARIMREFNGALTVASEKGRGSEFTICFPVDIDSERPDRRNTLLSGNSVVLLAPAGAARTAIAETITTLGGLCHLVGDGETARATLLELAKGGRRPTDIIIDHRMSAEFSAHLADRAEIAALGLRKVLLVNPEERSAHPLDLFDAWLIRPLREQSLIDVLRGRMRGMEKRDALNDNQPGFGLSVAETLVAASGLSILLGEDDPINAMLVRVVLEKGGHKVRHVEDFETLLDYALCEANARPDIIISDLSMPGGNGIDMLGRLRGHERRLDLASVPVIVLTADKSDESRRQVLLNGANRVMVKPVDPVRLLTEVQAVAALSARRAEAR, from the coding sequence ATGCAGAACCTGGGACAGTTGCAGGAAAGATTGTCCGCCGCCTTCGGTGGACCCGCCGCCAAGCCGCATGAGAAGCGGATGGAGGCGGTCTTCGCACGACCGAACGCACCGGCACCCCGGGGCGCCGATGACCGCCAGGACGGACCTGCACCGACACGGCGCCTGCTGTTCTACTGGCTCGGCGGCGCCGGCCTTCTTGCCGCAACGATCCTGATGCTGCTTGCCCATGCCGGCGATCCGCTGCTGCTTTCGGGCGGTCTCGTCGTCCTTGGCCTGGCCGTCATCGCCAGTTATGCCCTGCTGATGGTTCGCTCGCGCAAGGCCGGGCAGCGCCCCGGTCAATCCATGCCGGATGAGAATGGCGGCGCAAAGCTGTTTGCCGACGTGCACGACGTGCTCGGCGACATCACGGTCAGCCGCACCATGGACCGGCGCATCATCTCCGCCAATGACACGTTTCGCCGCCTGACCGGGCGGCTGCGTCCGGAAGGAAAAACCTGCGAGGAGATCGGCCTTGCCTTCCGCCCCGGTCCGATACCGCATTGCTACGATGTCGAGATCTCGACGCCGGAAGGCCAGCGCATCTTCCTCTGGCGTGACGTCGTTACCCGCGACCCGGCGAACGGCCGCCTGCTGCTGCAAAGCGTTGCCCGCGACGTGACCGACGAGCGGCTGATCGCGCAGGGCCGCGAGGAAGCCCGCCAGAAGGCCGAATATAACAGCGCCGCGAAATCGAGGCTGCTTGCCACCGTCAGCCACGAGGTGCGCACGCCGCTTTCGGGCATCCTCGGCATGACGCATCTGATCGCGGAGACGCGGTTGACGCAGGAGCAGCAGAACTATCTCGCGAACATCCGCCAGTCCGGCCATGCATTGACGCAGCTCGTCGAGGATCTGCTCGATTTCTCCACCATCGAAGTCGGCCGCTTCGCGCTGCACCCGCGCTCGGAATCGCTGCGCAAGCTTCTGGAAAGCGTCGTCGAGATGCTCGCCCACCGGGCGCATGAAAAGGGTATCGAGATCGGCGCCACCGTGTCCTCCGACGTGCCCGAAAATATGAGCTTCGACCCGGCGCGGCTGCGCCAGGTTCTGTTCAACGTCATCGGCAATGCCGTGAAGTTCACCCAGGTTGGCGGCGTCTTCATCCGCGTGTCGCTCGACGACGACGACCTCTCGATCACCGTGACCGATAGCGGTCCCGGCATGACGACGGAGGAGCAGGCGCGCGTCTTCGGCGAGTTCGAGCAGGGCGGGAGCGTTGTCGACAAGAGCAGCGGGACCGGCCTCGGCCTTGCCATCTCCGCCCGCATCATGCGCGAATTCAACGGCGCGCTGACGGTTGCCAGCGAAAAGGGCCGAGGCAGCGAATTCACCATCTGCTTCCCTGTCGATATCGACAGCGAGCGCCCCGACCGGCGAAACACGCTGCTTTCAGGCAACAGCGTCGTGCTACTGGCGCCGGCAGGTGCGGCGCGCACCGCCATCGCCGAAACGATCACCACGCTCGGCGGCCTCTGCCATCTCGTCGGCGACGGCGAGACGGCGCGGGCAACGCTGCTCGAGCTGGCAAAGGGCGGGCGGCGGCCGACCGATATCATCATCGACCATCGGATGTCGGCGGAATTTTCCGCCCATCTTGCCGATCGCGCCGAAATCGCCGCCCTTGGCCTGCGCAAGGTCCTGCTCGTCAATCCGGAAGAGCGCAGCGCCCATCCGCTCGACCTCTTCGATGCCTGGCTGATCCGGCCGCTGCGCGAACAGTCGCTGATCGACGTGCTGCGCGGGCGCATGCGCGGCATGGAGAAGCGCGACGCGCTGAACGACAACCAGCCGGGCTTCGGCCTTTCGGTAGCGGAGACGCTGGTTGCCGCCAGCGGGCTCAGCATCCTGCTCGGCGAGGACGATCCGATCAATGCCATGCTGGTGCGCGTCGTCCTGGAAAAGGGCGGGCATAAGGTGCGCCATGTCGAGGATTTCGAGACCCTGCTCGACTACGCGCTCTGCGAGGCCAATGCCCGGCCCGATATCATTATCAGCGACCTCTCGATGCCTGGCGGCAACGGCATCGACATGCTGGGACGCCTGCGCGGCCATGAGCGGCGGCTCGATCTCGCCTCGGTGCCGGTGATCGTGCTGACGGCCGACAAGAGCGACGAATCGCGCCGCCAGGTCTTGCTCAACGGCGCCAACCGCGTCATGGTAAAGCCGGTCGATCCGGTGCGGCTGCTGACCGAAGTTCAAGCGGTTGCCGCCCTTTCCGCCCGCCGGGCAGAGGCGCGGTGA
- a CDS encoding lipoprotein signal peptidase (TIGRFAM: lipoprotein signal peptidase~PFAM: peptidase A8 signal peptidase II~KEGG: ret:RHE_CH00392 lipoprotein signal peptidase protein): protein MTEQTHARPALFSRPAPILFFIVVAVLIDQAVKIAVDHYLPLQEAVPVVPMLALYRTYNLGVAFSMLSGMDGWFIVGMRLIIVAFVIWLWYRTAKDRWIAHLGYALIIAGAIGNLVDRFAYGHVIDYILFYTESWSFAVFNLADSFITIGAGCVILDELLLPKKASR, encoded by the coding sequence ATGACCGAACAGACGCATGCACGCCCGGCGCTGTTTTCGCGCCCGGCGCCGATCCTCTTCTTCATCGTCGTCGCCGTTCTCATCGACCAGGCCGTCAAGATCGCCGTTGATCATTACCTGCCGCTACAGGAGGCCGTACCCGTCGTTCCGATGCTGGCGCTCTACCGCACCTACAATCTCGGCGTCGCCTTTTCGATGCTGTCGGGCATGGACGGCTGGTTCATCGTCGGCATGCGGCTCATCATCGTCGCCTTCGTCATCTGGCTGTGGTACCGCACGGCGAAGGATCGCTGGATCGCCCATCTCGGTTATGCGCTGATCATCGCCGGCGCGATCGGCAATCTCGTCGACCGCTTCGCTTATGGGCATGTGATCGATTACATTCTATTCTACACCGAGAGCTGGTCCTTCGCGGTCTTCAATCTCGCCGACAGTTTCATCACCATCGGGGCCGGCTGCGTCATTCTCGACGAGCTGCTGCTGCCGAAAAAGGCCAGCCGCTAA
- a CDS encoding tRNA/rRNA methyltransferase (SpoU) (PFAM: tRNA/rRNA methyltransferase (SpoU); RNA 2-O ribose methyltransferase substrate binding~KEGG: ret:RHE_CH00393 rRNA methylase) gives MSKDFHDQGPRRVGQVKEVTSLANPIIKDIKALTNKKSREESGTFLAEGLKLIIDAIELGWAIRTLVYAKAAKGKPLVEQMAAKTVASGGLVLEVSEKVIASITRRDNPQMVVGIFEQRWTPLKGIRLSDGETWVALDRVRDPGNLGTIIRTADAAGASGIILLGETTDPFSLETVRATMGSVFAVPVARATPEEFIAWRKSAGVSVVATHLAGAVDYRTIDYRKKPVVLLMGNEQSGLPEQLAREADALARIPQQGRADSLNLAVATAVMLFEARRHLLSLAEGK, from the coding sequence ATGAGCAAGGACTTCCACGATCAGGGACCGCGCAGGGTCGGGCAGGTGAAGGAAGTCACTTCGCTCGCCAATCCGATCATCAAGGACATCAAGGCGCTGACGAACAAGAAGTCGCGCGAGGAAAGCGGTACTTTCCTGGCCGAAGGACTGAAACTCATCATCGATGCGATCGAACTCGGCTGGGCGATCCGCACGCTGGTCTATGCCAAGGCCGCCAAGGGCAAGCCGCTGGTCGAGCAGATGGCGGCAAAGACCGTCGCGTCGGGCGGGCTGGTGCTTGAGGTCAGCGAAAAGGTGATCGCCTCGATCACCCGCCGCGACAACCCGCAGATGGTGGTCGGCATCTTCGAGCAGCGCTGGACGCCGCTCAAAGGTATCCGACTGAGCGACGGCGAGACATGGGTGGCGCTCGACCGGGTGCGCGACCCCGGCAATCTCGGCACCATCATCCGCACGGCCGATGCGGCGGGGGCTTCCGGCATCATACTTCTCGGAGAAACGACTGATCCTTTCTCGCTCGAAACCGTGCGGGCCACCATGGGCTCGGTCTTTGCCGTTCCGGTCGCGCGGGCGACGCCCGAGGAATTCATCGCCTGGCGGAAATCGGCCGGCGTTTCCGTCGTCGCGACGCATCTTGCCGGCGCGGTCGATTACCGGACGATCGACTACCGGAAAAAGCCCGTCGTGCTCCTGATGGGCAACGAACAATCCGGCCTGCCGGAGCAGCTGGCCAGGGAGGCCGACGCGCTTGCCCGCATTCCGCAGCAGGGCCGCGCCGATTCGCTGAACCTCGCCGTCGCCACCGCCGTCATGCTTTTCGAGGCACGCCGCCATCTCCTCTCACTTGCCGAGGGCAAATGA
- a CDS encoding putative SAM-dependent methyltransferase protein (KEGG: rec:RHECIAT_CH0000436 probable SAM-dependent methyltransferase protein) — translation MKQREGRPGQKKTSGPSGENRRDDRAGRPPKPVAQPAATREAVREAAVPAAVVRPLMTRSGERPTERVPVILESLGAGDFHLIDSGNGEKLEQYGPYRIIRPEAQALWRPSLAPQVWEKVDAAFTGDTDEEGAGRWRFPKEALGETWPLNLLGVDFLGRFTSFRHVGVFPEQIVHWSWMKEQVEKAGRPLKVLNLFGYTGVASLVAAAAGAEVTHVDASKKAIGWARENQALGRMEKLPIRWICEDAMKFILREERRGSQYDIILTDPPKFGRGPNGEVWHLFEHLPLMLDVCREILSPKAVGLVLTAYSIRASFYSIHELMRETMRGAGGVVESGELVIREAGTDGKTQGRALSTSLFSRWVPK, via the coding sequence TTGAAACAGAGAGAAGGCCGGCCGGGCCAGAAGAAAACATCAGGTCCTTCCGGTGAAAATCGCAGGGACGATCGGGCAGGCCGGCCGCCGAAGCCGGTCGCGCAGCCCGCGGCAACCCGCGAGGCGGTGCGCGAGGCTGCTGTGCCTGCCGCCGTCGTGCGTCCTCTGATGACACGCAGCGGCGAGCGGCCGACTGAGCGCGTGCCCGTCATTCTCGAATCGCTCGGGGCCGGCGACTTCCACCTGATCGACAGCGGCAACGGCGAAAAGCTCGAGCAATACGGCCCCTATCGCATCATCCGTCCGGAAGCCCAGGCGCTGTGGCGGCCTTCGCTGGCGCCCCAAGTCTGGGAAAAGGTCGATGCCGCCTTCACCGGCGATACCGACGAGGAAGGCGCCGGCCGCTGGCGCTTTCCGAAGGAGGCGCTCGGCGAGACCTGGCCGCTCAATCTGCTCGGTGTCGATTTTCTCGGCCGCTTCACCTCCTTCCGTCATGTCGGCGTCTTCCCGGAGCAGATCGTCCACTGGAGCTGGATGAAAGAGCAGGTCGAAAAGGCCGGCCGGCCGCTGAAGGTGCTGAACCTCTTCGGTTATACCGGCGTCGCCTCGCTGGTTGCCGCCGCAGCTGGCGCCGAGGTCACCCATGTCGACGCCTCGAAGAAGGCGATCGGCTGGGCAAGGGAAAACCAGGCGCTCGGGCGCATGGAGAAGTTGCCGATCCGCTGGATCTGCGAGGATGCGATGAAATTCATCCTGCGCGAGGAACGCCGCGGCAGCCAATACGATATCATCCTCACCGATCCGCCGAAATTCGGCCGCGGCCCCAATGGCGAAGTCTGGCATCTCTTCGAGCATCTGCCTCTGATGCTCGACGTCTGCCGCGAGATCCTGTCGCCGAAGGCCGTGGGCCTGGTGCTGACGGCCTATTCGATCCGCGCCAGCTTCTATTCGATCCATGAGCTGATGCGCGAGACGATGCGTGGCGCCGGCGGCGTGGTCGAATCCGGCGAGTTGGTGATCCGCGAGGCCGGCACCGACGGCAAGACGCAGGGCCGCGCGCTCTCCACCTCCCTCTTTTCCCGCTGGGTGCCGAAATGA
- a CDS encoding NUDIX hydrolase (PFAM: NUDIX hydrolase~KEGG: rec:RHECIAT_CH0000437 putative hydrolase protein, MutT/NUDIX family) → MNDELKPWSVTASRITYEDRWIRVRSDDCVTADGTVVAPFHVLDYPDWINVIPVMPDGRVLLTREYRHGRGEIVLGLVAGSLEPGDSETGDAAMAAARRELREETGYEASTFVKLLTSYPNAASHSNVVTSWLALGLSRAGEPSFDPGEKVELLFTDLAAILGDLQSGAVIMQSMHVAALYAAESWLRTQASEGVK, encoded by the coding sequence ATGAACGACGAACTGAAGCCCTGGAGCGTGACGGCAAGCCGGATCACCTATGAGGATCGCTGGATCCGGGTCCGGAGCGACGATTGCGTCACCGCCGATGGAACCGTCGTCGCGCCATTCCATGTGCTCGATTATCCCGACTGGATCAACGTCATCCCTGTGATGCCTGACGGGCGCGTGCTGTTGACGCGGGAATACCGGCACGGCCGCGGCGAGATTGTGCTCGGTCTGGTCGCCGGCAGCCTCGAACCCGGCGACAGCGAGACCGGCGATGCGGCGATGGCGGCGGCCCGGCGCGAGCTCCGGGAGGAGACCGGCTATGAAGCTTCGACCTTCGTCAAGCTGCTCACCTCCTACCCAAATGCCGCCAGCCACAGCAACGTGGTGACGAGCTGGCTGGCGCTGGGTCTCAGCCGGGCCGGCGAACCATCTTTCGACCCCGGAGAGAAGGTCGAGCTGCTGTTTACGGATCTAGCTGCCATCCTTGGCGACCTGCAGTCCGGCGCCGTCATCATGCAGTCGATGCATGTCGCGGCCCTCTATGCGGCGGAAAGCTGGCTTCGCACACAGGCCTCCGAAGGCGTAAAATAG
- a CDS encoding carbon monoxide dehydrogenase subunit G (PFAM: carbon monoxide dehydrogenase subunit G~KEGG: rec:RHECIAT_CH0000438 hypothetical protein), with the protein MDFTGEERIAAPRDIVWAALNDPEIMRGCIPGCQSIERLSPDVFEATIKVKFSLLSATFHGLLTLSNVDAPKSYTLSAEGKGGLAGFARGSADIVLEERGAETILHYRSKAELGGRLAQLGARLLDSTSQKLAEGFFSDFNAAVVAKMAAG; encoded by the coding sequence ATGGATTTCACCGGCGAAGAACGCATCGCCGCGCCGCGGGACATCGTCTGGGCAGCACTCAACGATCCCGAGATCATGCGCGGCTGCATTCCGGGTTGCCAGAGCATCGAGCGGCTGTCGCCTGATGTCTTCGAGGCGACGATCAAGGTCAAGTTCAGCCTGTTGTCCGCCACCTTCCACGGGCTGCTGACGCTTTCCAACGTCGATGCGCCGAAGAGCTATACGCTGTCGGCCGAAGGCAAGGGCGGCCTTGCCGGCTTCGCCAGGGGCAGCGCCGATATCGTGCTTGAGGAAAGGGGTGCCGAGACCATCCTGCACTACCGGTCGAAGGCCGAACTCGGCGGCAGGCTCGCCCAGCTGGGTGCCCGCCTGCTCGATTCGACCTCGCAAAAGCTCGCCGAAGGGTTCTTTTCGGATTTCAATGCCGCGGTCGTCGCGAAGATGGCAGCGGGTTAG
- a CDS encoding GCN5-related N-acetyltransferase (PFAM: GCN5-related N-acetyltransferase~KEGG: rec:RHECIAT_CH0000439 putative acetyltransferase protein): MMTWTIRPPRAEDQEILAEIYLSVRRETFVWVDPGKFHREDFAAHTNGETVFVCAHENGRVAGFLSLWPADDFIHMLYISPEFQGQGAGKALLQALPEWPQHRYRLKCLVKNRRAKAFYLSHGFHVTGNGTSPEGDYEELSFFPA; the protein is encoded by the coding sequence ATGATGACGTGGACCATCAGGCCGCCGCGGGCGGAAGACCAGGAAATACTCGCGGAGATTTATCTTTCCGTACGCCGCGAAACATTCGTCTGGGTCGATCCCGGCAAATTCCATCGCGAGGATTTCGCTGCCCATACCAATGGCGAGACGGTCTTCGTCTGCGCGCATGAAAACGGCCGCGTTGCCGGCTTCCTGTCGCTCTGGCCAGCCGATGATTTCATCCACATGCTCTATATCAGCCCTGAATTTCAGGGCCAGGGTGCCGGTAAGGCGCTGCTGCAGGCGCTGCCGGAATGGCCGCAACACCGGTACCGGCTGAAATGCCTGGTGAAGAACCGGCGGGCAAAGGCGTTCTACCTTTCCCACGGTTTCCACGTGACCGGCAACGGCACCTCGCCGGAGGGCGACTACGAGGAACTGAGCTTTTTTCCGGCTTGA
- a CDS encoding conserved hypothetical protein (KEGG: ret:RHE_CH00398 hypothetical protein) translates to MAKKIVNLLILLPLGVILIVFCVANRQSVTLAFNPFRPDDQVLAVSAPFFVFLVVVLIAGMLIGAAATWFSQGKHRRRARTEAKEAIRWQSEADRHKNRAEEIAGQLPAR, encoded by the coding sequence ATGGCCAAGAAGATCGTCAACCTGTTGATTCTGCTGCCGCTCGGCGTCATCCTCATCGTCTTCTGCGTCGCCAACCGGCAGAGCGTCACGCTCGCCTTCAATCCGTTCCGGCCTGATGATCAGGTGCTGGCGGTTTCTGCGCCCTTCTTCGTCTTCCTGGTCGTCGTGCTGATCGCCGGCATGCTGATCGGGGCGGCCGCGACCTGGTTCAGCCAGGGCAAACACCGCAGGCGCGCCCGCACCGAGGCCAAGGAAGCCATCCGCTGGCAAAGCGAGGCCGACCGCCACAAGAACCGCGCCGAGGAAATCGCCGGGCAGCTGCCGGCGCGGTAA
- a CDS encoding integration host factor, beta subunit (KEGG: rec:RHECIAT_CH0000441 integration host factor beta-subunit protein~TIGRFAM: integration host factor, beta subunit~PFAM: histone family protein DNA-binding protein~SMART: histone family protein DNA-binding protein), with protein sequence MIKSELVQIVAARNPHLYHRDVENIVNAVLDEITDALAAGNRVELRGFGAFSVKNRPSRSGRNPRTGDTVFVEEKWVPFFKTGKELRERLNPGQADEED encoded by the coding sequence GTGATCAAGTCTGAATTGGTGCAGATTGTTGCGGCACGCAACCCGCATCTCTATCATCGCGACGTCGAGAATATCGTCAACGCGGTTCTCGACGAGATCACGGATGCACTGGCTGCGGGTAACCGAGTCGAATTGCGCGGGTTTGGCGCCTTTTCGGTCAAGAACCGCCCGTCGCGCTCCGGCCGCAACCCGCGGACCGGCGATACCGTCTTCGTCGAGGAGAAGTGGGTTCCCTTCTTCAAGACCGGCAAGGAGCTGCGCGAGCGGCTCAATCCCGGCCAGGCCGACGAAGAGGATTGA
- a CDS encoding signal peptide peptidase SppA, 36K type (TIGRFAM: signal peptide peptidase SppA, 36K type~PFAM: peptidase S49~KEGG: rec:RHECIAT_CH0000442 proteinase IV protein), translating into MDSSIIADRRRLRRKLGFWRVIAVALIVALGFAFYRFALGDAGTERPHIAHVTISGLIVDDDELLERLKKVEISDQVKAVVISISSPGGTTYGGEKIFKAIRAISAKKPVVSDVRTLAASAGYMIATAGDTIIAGDSSITGSIGVIFQYPQIQPLLDKIGVSLQEIKSSPLKAEPSPFHEASEEAKAMIRNMVVDSYNWFVDLVADRRKLPRDEVLKLADGTIYTGRQALKVKLVDAIGGEAEIRAYLTSRGVDSDLPMVDWDKKSNTPFLLAGAVSRLITIFGYDDLMKTQDINGILPPKLLLDGLLSVWQVGHD; encoded by the coding sequence ATGGACAGTTCGATCATCGCCGATCGCCGGCGGCTGCGTCGTAAGCTCGGCTTCTGGCGCGTCATCGCGGTGGCCCTCATCGTGGCACTTGGTTTCGCCTTCTACCGCTTTGCCCTCGGCGATGCCGGGACGGAGCGCCCGCACATCGCCCATGTGACGATATCCGGGCTGATCGTCGATGACGACGAGCTTCTGGAGCGGCTGAAGAAGGTCGAGATCAGCGATCAGGTGAAGGCAGTGGTGATTTCGATCTCCTCGCCCGGCGGCACGACCTATGGCGGCGAAAAAATCTTCAAGGCGATCCGTGCAATCTCTGCCAAGAAGCCTGTCGTCTCCGACGTGCGCACGCTTGCCGCCTCCGCCGGCTACATGATCGCCACCGCCGGCGATACGATCATTGCCGGCGACAGCTCGATCACCGGCTCGATCGGCGTCATCTTCCAGTATCCGCAGATCCAGCCGCTGCTCGACAAGATCGGCGTCTCGCTGCAGGAAATCAAGTCCTCGCCGCTGAAGGCCGAGCCCTCGCCCTTCCACGAGGCAAGCGAGGAAGCCAAGGCGATGATCCGCAACATGGTGGTCGACAGCTATAACTGGTTCGTCGACCTGGTCGCCGACCGGCGCAAGCTGCCGCGCGACGAGGTGCTGAAACTGGCCGACGGCACGATCTATACCGGCCGCCAGGCGCTGAAGGTGAAACTTGTCGATGCAATCGGCGGCGAGGCTGAGATCCGCGCCTATCTGACGTCACGCGGCGTCGACAGTGATCTGCCCATGGTGGACTGGGACAAGAAGAGCAATACGCCCTTTCTGCTCGCTGGGGCTGTTTCTCGGTTGATTACGATCTTCGGTTATGATGATCTCATGAAAACCCAGGATATCAATGGAATCCTGCCCCCAAAGTTGCTTCTTGACGGGCTGCTTTCAGTTTGGCAGGTTGGCCACGATTGA
- a CDS encoding protein of unknown function DUF1239 (PFAM: protein of unknown function DUF1239~KEGG: rec:RHECIAT_CH0000443 hypothetical protein) has translation MLDTLKNNGHAAYSGSGKNAYGDALFHSARVRRLKILLPVAALIVAASLTAVALVSIYLPENIKMEGAKIENGKVVMEKPAISGRNSDGINYSMLAERALQDIRNPDLITLETIKAAVPMNDGLIARVVASTADYNRATDNLHMTAPFTLVLSSGLNANFQSAQLDIKGGNMRSDDPVTITKDNASIVAKTLQITDKGRVITFEGNVRMNVDPSTIHKQGT, from the coding sequence ATGCTCGATACCCTGAAGAACAACGGACATGCCGCCTATTCAGGGTCCGGCAAGAATGCCTATGGCGATGCGTTGTTCCATTCCGCCCGCGTGCGGCGGCTGAAGATATTGCTGCCGGTGGCGGCCCTCATCGTCGCGGCGAGCCTCACCGCGGTGGCGTTAGTCAGCATCTATCTGCCCGAAAACATCAAGATGGAAGGCGCCAAGATCGAGAACGGCAAGGTCGTGATGGAAAAGCCGGCGATATCAGGTCGCAATTCCGACGGCATCAATTATTCGATGCTGGCCGAAAGGGCGCTGCAGGATATCCGCAATCCCGATCTCATCACGCTCGAGACCATCAAGGCCGCCGTGCCGATGAATGACGGCCTGATCGCCCGTGTCGTCGCCTCGACCGCCGATTACAATCGTGCCACCGACAATCTGCATATGACGGCCCCCTTCACCCTGGTGCTGAGCAGCGGCCTCAATGCGAATTTCCAGTCGGCACAGCTCGACATCAAGGGCGGAAACATGCGGAGCGACGACCCCGTCACCATCACCAAGGACAATGCCTCCATTGTTGCGAAGACGCTTCAGATAACCGATAAGGGGCGGGTGATCACATTCGAGGGGAATGTTCGCATGAATGTCGATCCATCCACCATCCATAAACAGGGCACTTAA
- a CDS encoding OstA family protein (PFAM: OstA family protein~KEGG: rec:RHECIAT_CH0000444 hypothetical protein) → MAFIAGAFALILTASGAGAQQATATMPGMKLSNDQPIQIESDKLEIHDQEHTALFTGNVKVVQGATTMQSGKMTVYYKDKAAKPATDGTQPAAQPAAQPQQSASLASGSADIDKILVTDKVFLTSGTQTATADDGNFDMASQTFILTADEGKKVILSDGPNVFTGCKLTVHMQTGQAELESCGGRVQIQLDPKSKPNTPQQKQN, encoded by the coding sequence ATGGCATTCATTGCCGGCGCATTTGCCCTTATTCTGACGGCCTCGGGCGCGGGCGCGCAGCAGGCGACGGCCACGATGCCGGGCATGAAGCTGTCCAACGACCAGCCGATCCAGATCGAAAGCGACAAGCTGGAGATCCACGACCAGGAACACACCGCTCTCTTTACCGGCAACGTCAAGGTCGTCCAAGGGGCGACGACGATGCAGTCCGGCAAGATGACCGTCTATTACAAGGACAAGGCGGCAAAGCCGGCCACTGACGGGACGCAACCGGCGGCCCAACCCGCAGCGCAGCCGCAGCAGTCTGCCTCGCTTGCATCGGGGAGTGCCGATATCGACAAGATCCTGGTGACGGACAAGGTCTTTTTGACCTCGGGCACGCAGACGGCGACCGCCGATGACGGCAATTTCGACATGGCCTCGCAGACATTCATCCTCACCGCGGATGAGGGAAAAAAAGTTATTCTGTCGGACGGGCCGAATGTTTTTACCGGCTGCAAGCTGACGGTTCACATGCAGACCGGCCAGGCGGAGCTTGAAAGCTGCGGCGGGCGTGTCCAGATTCAGCTCGATCCGAAGTCGAAGCCGAATACACCGCAGCAGAAGCAGAACTGA